A window of Novosphingobium terrae contains these coding sequences:
- a CDS encoding GFA family protein, which translates to MTPSIRGACHCGAVTFRLQLPEGFRDVRRCNCSFCRMRGAVAISAKLDEIEILSGEDRLTLYQFGSRTAKHYFCATCGIYTHHQRRSNPSLYGVNVACLEGVSPFDFTEVPVNDGVDHPADTGAPARLAGILRYQPV; encoded by the coding sequence ATGACACCATCGATCAGGGGCGCCTGCCATTGCGGCGCGGTCACCTTTCGCCTGCAACTGCCCGAGGGCTTCAGGGATGTACGGCGCTGCAACTGTTCCTTCTGCCGGATGCGCGGCGCGGTGGCGATCTCCGCCAAGCTCGATGAGATCGAGATCCTGAGCGGGGAGGACAGGCTGACGCTCTATCAATTCGGCTCGCGCACGGCGAAGCATTATTTCTGCGCGACCTGCGGGATCTACACACATCATCAGCGGCGCTCCAACCCGAGCCTTTATGGCGTGAATGTCGCCTGTCTGGAGGGTGTCAGCCCTTTCGATTTCACCGAAGTGCCGGTCAATGACGGCGTGGACCACCCTGCCGACACCGGCGCCCCCGCACGTCTGGCCGGAATCTTGCGCTATCAGCCCGTTTGA
- a CDS encoding NUDIX hydrolase, producing MPENTAQPYDPSAYPPVAVTVDLVLMSVVDGQLAVLLQRRSADPFAGKQALPGSFVRPEEGLDDAARRVLADKGGFADETDVWLEQLYSFGDPRRDPRMRIVSVAYFALLSPQRMAQALATRDDLALVPLTDLEAPLAFDHAAIIALTHERLKGKLDYIPLAFSLLPALFTLRDLQAVHEAILGTHLNKPAFRRRLLDTGWIEPTGEREADTAFRPAELYRRRA from the coding sequence ATGCCTGAGAACACTGCCCAACCCTATGATCCTTCGGCCTATCCGCCCGTGGCGGTGACAGTCGATCTGGTGCTGATGAGCGTGGTGGACGGCCAGTTGGCCGTGCTGCTGCAACGCCGCTCTGCCGATCCCTTCGCCGGAAAGCAGGCACTCCCGGGCAGCTTCGTAAGGCCCGAGGAAGGGCTGGATGATGCCGCAAGGCGCGTGCTGGCCGACAAGGGCGGTTTTGCCGATGAGACAGATGTCTGGCTGGAACAGCTCTATAGTTTTGGTGACCCAAGGCGCGATCCGCGTATGAGGATCGTCAGCGTGGCCTATTTCGCGCTTTTGTCGCCCCAACGTATGGCACAGGCTTTGGCCACCCGCGATGATCTGGCGCTGGTGCCTTTAACCGATCTGGAAGCACCACTTGCTTTCGACCATGCCGCCATCATCGCGCTGACGCATGAGCGGCTGAAGGGCAAACTGGATTACATCCCCCTCGCCTTTTCCCTGCTGCCCGCGCTTTTCACGCTGCGCGATCTGCAAGCGGTGCATGAGGCCATTCTGGGCACGCATCTCAACAAGCCCGCCTTCCGCCGCCGCCTGCTCGACACCGGCTGGATCGAGCCCACCGGCGAACGCGAAGCCGATACCGCCTTTCGCCCGGCAGAACTCTATCGCCGCCGCGCCTGA
- a CDS encoding bifunctional nicotinamide-nucleotide adenylyltransferase/Nudix hydroxylase, whose product MNDTIDFGVFIGRFQPLHIGHEHVITHALERVNRLIVLVGSANMARDPRNPFTYAEREAMLRAAFRHEVAEGRLIIAPLDDHLYSDTAWVTQVQRTVRAIVLDHGNNHGFQSHGLSDFRVALAGYGKDASSYYLKLFPEWENLQIDSQYGTFSSSDVRQRYFQRIPDIAGSILSGGVADFLKQFMLGETFRALLEEAEFLAAYPAQWGKGPFVTADAVVVQSGHILLVERGRAPGKGLLALPGGFVNPAERIRDAAIRELREETSISDGKGQIPPAMLASFIEDSRSRVFDAPGRSLRGRIITHAFLFRLPERRKLFSVKGGDDAAHARWYRFGDLSPEMLFEDHWSIIEEMADL is encoded by the coding sequence ATGAACGATACCATCGATTTCGGCGTCTTTATCGGGCGTTTTCAGCCGCTGCATATCGGCCATGAACATGTCATCACCCATGCGCTGGAGCGGGTCAACCGCCTGATCGTGCTGGTGGGCTCGGCCAATATGGCGCGCGATCCGCGCAACCCCTTCACCTATGCCGAGCGCGAGGCCATGCTGCGCGCCGCCTTCCGCCATGAAGTGGCCGAAGGCCGCCTGATCATCGCCCCGCTGGACGATCACCTCTATTCCGACACGGCATGGGTGACGCAGGTGCAGCGCACGGTGCGCGCCATCGTGCTGGATCATGGCAACAACCATGGTTTCCAGAGCCACGGCCTCAGCGATTTTCGCGTGGCGCTGGCGGGCTATGGCAAGGATGCTTCGTCCTATTACCTCAAGCTTTTCCCCGAGTGGGAGAATCTCCAGATCGACAGTCAGTACGGCACCTTTTCCTCCAGCGATGTGCGTCAGCGCTATTTTCAGCGCATTCCCGATATTGCGGGCTCGATCCTGTCGGGGGGCGTTGCGGATTTCCTGAAGCAGTTCATGCTGGGCGAAACCTTCCGCGCCCTGCTGGAAGAGGCCGAATTCCTTGCCGCCTATCCCGCGCAATGGGGCAAGGGGCCTTTCGTCACGGCGGATGCTGTGGTGGTGCAATCGGGCCATATCCTGCTGGTCGAGCGGGGCCGCGCGCCCGGCAAGGGTCTGCTGGCCCTGCCCGGTGGCTTCGTGAACCCGGCCGAGCGCATCCGCGACGCCGCGATCCGCGAATTGCGTGAGGAAACCTCGATCAGCGACGGCAAGGGGCAGATCCCTCCCGCCATGCTGGCCAGCTTTATCGAGGACTCGCGTAGCCGCGTCTTCGATGCGCCGGGCCGGTCCTTGCGCGGGCGGATCATCACCCACGCCTTCCTCTTCCGTCTGCCCGAGCGCCGCAAGCTGTTCAGCGTGAAGGGGGGCGACGATGCCGCCCATGCTCGCTGGTATCGCTTCGGTGATCTCAGCCCCGAGATGCTCTTCGAGGACCACTGGTCGATCATCGAGGAGATGGCGGACCTGTAA
- a CDS encoding ADP-ribosylglycohydrolase family protein: MIDLQTQDRALGALLGLATGDALGTTLEFSARDSLPPLTDIVGGGPFQLEAGVWTDDTSMALALAESLAQRGSLDPGDLMRRFVNWWRWGVYSATGECFDIGMATRSALARFEADGNPIAGSTDTFSAGNGSLMRLAPVAIWGVKHGEKAMRDAARLQSATTHGATACLDACEGYALILRAAILGADFETALKAAEGVGSDPIAAILAGGWRGKARAGIQSSGYVAHSLEAALWCVDQTETYRDAVLLAANLGDDADTTAAITGQLAGALYGMQGIPAEWLARLAWRERIAEMAQALLVP, from the coding sequence ATGATCGATCTGCAAACCCAAGATCGCGCGCTTGGCGCCCTGCTGGGCCTCGCCACCGGCGATGCTCTGGGCACCACGCTGGAGTTCTCCGCGCGGGACAGCCTGCCGCCGCTCACCGATATCGTCGGCGGCGGCCCGTTCCAGCTTGAGGCCGGAGTCTGGACGGATGACACCTCCATGGCGCTGGCTCTGGCGGAAAGTCTGGCGCAGCGCGGCTCGCTCGATCCGGGCGATCTGATGCGGCGCTTCGTCAACTGGTGGCGCTGGGGTGTGTACAGCGCCACGGGAGAATGCTTCGATATCGGCATGGCCACGCGTAGCGCGCTGGCCCGCTTCGAGGCGGACGGCAACCCCATCGCCGGTTCGACTGATACCTTCAGCGCGGGCAACGGCTCGCTGATGCGTCTTGCGCCGGTTGCGATCTGGGGCGTGAAGCATGGCGAAAAGGCGATGCGCGATGCTGCCCGCCTGCAAAGCGCGACCACCCATGGCGCCACCGCCTGCCTCGATGCCTGCGAGGGCTATGCGCTGATCCTGCGCGCCGCCATTCTGGGCGCTGATTTTGAAACAGCGCTCAAGGCGGCTGAGGGTGTGGGCAGCGATCCGATTGCCGCCATTCTCGCTGGGGGATGGCGCGGCAAGGCTCGCGCCGGGATTCAGTCCTCAGGCTATGTGGCTCACAGTCTGGAAGCGGCCCTGTGGTGTGTCGATCAAACCGAAACCTACCGCGATGCCGTGCTGCTGGCGGCCAATCTTGGCGACGATGCCGACACCACGGCGGCCATCACCGGCCAACTGGCCGGCGCGCTCTATGGTATGCAAGGCATTCCGGCAGAATGGCTGGCCAGACTGGCCTGGCGCGAGCGCATTGCCGAGATGGCGCAAGCCTTGCTCGTCCCCTGA
- a CDS encoding GGDEF domain-containing protein has product MLRGTRVVQAILSDTGRPDAAALRGGRAARWLPVALLVLFHGTVPYIAGSMAPILSLACLVALALLTGKACLARARASGTPGWRLLALAMAIWAGGMVANAVVHLSFGHYQGDASICLLFFVLYGVPLVFATSSPDTERLSVRALDALIASALGVLFFVHTFSLSSMAGASAEDAQLLTRMFDIENALVALFALLRFATSHTRGNRDVFGSLAAYGAVYFICTAYMDHWQQDTDYGTSFDLIIDLPMLFLIGLTQRSISRPCGKTVNASKRERMAQAISPLLLPAMLLVVAATMLGTHPHWAVAGFATATIVYGLRNALTHLRNLEERDRLAQLSRIDDLTGLPNRRSFDAALQSEWARAARSGDPLSILMIDIDHFKQLNDHLGHQEGDRRLRDVAEALAACASRAADMVARYGGEEFVVILPATSAEEARTLAETMRIGVLALALPTPAPGGRVSISIGVSSTMMPAVDDPDALLACADAALYAAKRDGRNAVHMPMAA; this is encoded by the coding sequence ATGTTGAGGGGCACGCGGGTGGTGCAAGCGATCTTGTCCGATACTGGAAGGCCTGACGCTGCCGCCCTGCGGGGAGGCCGCGCCGCCCGCTGGCTGCCCGTTGCACTCCTTGTCCTGTTCCATGGTACAGTTCCCTATATCGCGGGCAGCATGGCGCCGATCCTCTCGCTGGCCTGTCTGGTGGCACTGGCGCTGCTCACCGGAAAGGCCTGCCTTGCCCGCGCCCGGGCCAGCGGCACGCCGGGTTGGCGCCTGCTGGCGCTGGCCATGGCGATCTGGGCCGGGGGGATGGTGGCCAACGCGGTGGTTCACCTCTCCTTCGGGCATTATCAGGGCGATGCCAGCATCTGCCTGCTGTTCTTCGTGCTCTATGGCGTGCCGCTGGTCTTCGCCACCTCCAGCCCGGACACCGAGCGCCTGTCCGTGCGGGCGCTCGACGCGCTGATCGCCAGCGCTTTGGGCGTGCTGTTCTTCGTCCATACCTTCAGCCTGTCCTCGATGGCGGGGGCCAGCGCGGAGGATGCGCAACTGCTCACCCGCATGTTCGATATCGAGAATGCGCTGGTGGCCCTCTTCGCCCTGCTGCGCTTTGCCACCAGCCATACGCGGGGCAATCGCGATGTCTTCGGCAGTCTGGCGGCCTATGGCGCGGTCTATTTCATCTGCACCGCCTATATGGACCACTGGCAGCAGGACACCGATTACGGCACCTCCTTCGACCTGATCATCGATCTGCCCATGCTGTTTCTGATCGGCCTGACACAGCGTTCGATCAGCAGGCCCTGCGGCAAAACCGTGAATGCCAGCAAGCGCGAGCGCATGGCGCAGGCCATCAGCCCGCTGCTGCTGCCCGCCATGCTGCTGGTGGTCGCGGCGACGATGCTGGGCACGCATCCGCACTGGGCGGTGGCCGGTTTCGCCACGGCCACCATCGTTTATGGCTTGCGCAATGCCCTCACCCATCTGCGCAATCTGGAGGAGCGTGACAGGCTGGCCCAGCTCTCCCGGATCGACGATCTGACCGGCCTGCCCAACCGCCGCAGCTTCGATGCCGCCTTGCAGAGCGAATGGGCGCGGGCCGCGCGCAGCGGCGATCCCTTGTCGATCCTGATGATCGACATCGACCATTTCAAGCAGCTCAACGATCATCTCGGCCATCAGGAGGGCGACCGGCGGCTGCGCGATGTGGCCGAGGCGCTGGCCGCTTGCGCCTCACGCGCGGCGGATATGGTGGCGCGTTACGGCGGCGAGGAATTCGTGGTGATCCTGCCCGCAACCAGCGCCGAAGAGGCCCGCACGCTGGCGGAAACCATGCGGATCGGCGTGCTGGCGCTGGCTCTGCCGACACCGGCACCGGGCGGGCGGGTGAGCATCAGCATCGGGGTCAGCTCGACCATGATGCCCGCGGTGGACGATCCCGATGCTCTGCTGGCCTGCGCCGATGCCGCGCTTTATGCCGCCAAGCGCGATGGCCGCAATGCGGTGCATATGCCGATGGCAGCATAG
- a CDS encoding nicotinate phosphoribosyltransferase, whose amino-acid sequence MTNLILATDSYKHSHFLQYPPEARAISAYVEARPNDFADEVLFMGLQPFLIDLLARPITTEDIEEAEAICTAHGVPFNRAGWQMIMEDHKGFLPIAIRALPEGMMVPTGVPLLQVETTDPRLPWLATFVETALLRAIWYPTTVATLSWQCRQIIRAGLEKTSDDVAGQLPFKLHDFGARGVSSGESAALGGMAHLVNFMGTDTMEALLAARRYYGADMAGFSIPAAEHSTITSWGRDREQDAYANMLDAFEGEGRLVAVVSDSYDLDAAIGDIWGGALREKVLNRKGTLVVRPDSGDPVETPIRALKTLWEAFGGTINGKGFRVLDPHVRVIQGDGMTIKSIAYLIDRLVEEGFAVDNIAFGMGGGLLQQVNRDTLRFAMKANAMRDADGVWRDVNKQPATDLTKASKAGRQAVVRRDGRLVAARLDAVDARDDLLVPVWRDGQMLVRHSFADLRARAAGEAVLPAALETAAA is encoded by the coding sequence ATGACCAATCTCATCCTGGCCACCGACAGCTACAAGCACAGCCACTTCCTGCAATATCCGCCCGAGGCCCGCGCGATCAGCGCTTATGTCGAGGCGCGGCCCAATGACTTTGCTGACGAAGTGCTGTTCATGGGCCTGCAGCCCTTCCTGATCGATTTGCTGGCCCGCCCGATCACCACCGAGGATATCGAGGAGGCCGAAGCGATCTGCACCGCCCATGGCGTGCCCTTCAACCGCGCGGGCTGGCAGATGATCATGGAGGATCACAAGGGCTTCCTGCCCATCGCGATCCGCGCCCTGCCCGAGGGGATGATGGTCCCCACCGGCGTGCCTCTGCTGCAGGTGGAGACCACCGATCCGCGCCTGCCATGGCTCGCCACCTTTGTGGAAACCGCTTTGCTGCGCGCCATCTGGTATCCCACCACGGTCGCCACGCTGAGCTGGCAGTGCCGCCAGATCATCCGCGCCGGGCTGGAAAAGACCAGCGACGATGTCGCAGGCCAGCTTCCCTTCAAGCTGCACGATTTCGGCGCACGCGGCGTCAGCAGCGGGGAGAGCGCAGCCCTTGGCGGCATGGCGCATCTGGTGAACTTCATGGGCACCGACACGATGGAGGCCCTGCTCGCCGCCCGCCGCTACTATGGCGCGGATATGGCGGGCTTCTCGATCCCCGCTGCTGAACACAGCACGATCACCAGCTGGGGGCGCGACCGTGAACAGGATGCCTATGCCAATATGCTCGATGCCTTCGAGGGTGAGGGGCGACTGGTGGCGGTTGTCTCGGACAGCTACGATCTGGATGCGGCCATTGGCGACATCTGGGGCGGCGCGCTGCGCGAAAAGGTGCTTAACCGCAAGGGCACGCTGGTCGTCCGCCCCGACAGCGGCGATCCGGTCGAAACCCCGATCCGTGCGCTGAAAACGTTGTGGGAGGCCTTTGGCGGCACGATCAACGGCAAGGGTTTTCGGGTTCTCGATCCGCATGTCCGTGTCATTCAGGGCGACGGCATGACCATCAAGAGCATCGCCTACCTGATCGACCGTCTGGTGGAAGAGGGCTTTGCCGTGGACAACATCGCTTTCGGCATGGGCGGCGGCCTGCTGCAACAGGTCAACCGCGACACGCTGCGCTTTGCCATGAAGGCCAATGCCATGCGCGATGCCGATGGCGTCTGGCGCGATGTTAACAAGCAGCCCGCCACCGATCTCACCAAGGCCAGCAAGGCGGGCCGTCAGGCCGTGGTGAGGCGCGATGGCAGACTGGTCGCGGCACGGCTGGATGCGGTGGATGCCAGAGACGATCTGCTGGTGCCGGTGTGGCGCGATGGGCAAATGCTGGTCCGCCACAGCTTTGCCGATCTGCGCGCCAGAGCGGCAGGTGAAGCGGTTCTGCCCGCTGCCCTTGAAACGGCTGCGGCCTGA
- a CDS encoding HAD-IA family hydrolase, which yields MDHGVDMDFDGWLFDMDGTLLTSIPSVERVWSDWARRNGIEVESFLKRIHGVQAVEVVRRENLPGLDPEREANRLADAELNDLDGTEAIPGVAAFLASLPPERWAIVTSAHRRLALARLQAVGVPLPKVLICAEDVARSKPAPDGFLLAAAQLGVDPARCVVFEDSHAGVAAGEAAGAAVIVVSATHKEPWAGDHMVIRDYHDPRLALSSAL from the coding sequence ATGGATCACGGAGTTGATATGGATTTCGACGGCTGGCTCTTCGATATGGACGGCACGCTGCTGACCTCCATCCCCTCGGTCGAGCGGGTGTGGAGCGACTGGGCCCGCCGCAACGGCATCGAGGTGGAAAGCTTCCTCAAGCGCATCCACGGCGTTCAGGCCGTGGAGGTGGTGCGCCGCGAAAACCTGCCCGGCCTCGATCCCGAACGTGAAGCCAACCGGCTGGCCGACGCCGAACTCAACGATCTGGACGGCACAGAGGCCATCCCGGGCGTGGCGGCCTTCCTTGCCAGCCTGCCGCCGGAGCGTTGGGCCATCGTCACCTCGGCGCATCGCCGTCTGGCGCTGGCGCGGCTTCAGGCCGTGGGCGTGCCCCTGCCCAAGGTGCTGATCTGCGCCGAGGATGTGGCCCGCAGCAAGCCTGCTCCCGATGGCTTCCTGCTCGCCGCCGCGCAGCTGGGCGTCGATCCCGCGCGCTGCGTGGTCTTCGAGGATTCCCATGCCGGTGTCGCCGCCGGAGAGGCCGCCGGGGCTGCGGTGATCGTGGTCAGCGCCACCCATAAGGAGCCATGGGCAGGCGACCATATGGTGATCCGCGACTATCACGATCCCCGGCTGGCGCTGTCTTCCGCCCTATAG
- a CDS encoding LysR substrate-binding domain-containing protein, with translation MRHLPPLNALRVFETAARTGSYAAAAQELGLTHGAVSRHIATLEHWLGQKLFRRDGRRMVATPVAGVFAAEVGHALDRVAMAAQACGQPTARRILRVSVPTSFAMRWLIPRLDRFHATHPQTEVVVHTVSTLQEDLRGGFDLAIRRGTAQGQAWPQHRAIPVLEDVDTLIMSPALFAQRPITRPEDVADHTLLASETRAGDWSDWLDHAGLSHLGGLPRQRFDHFFITRQAVEDGLGIGIGPLPMLEIDIASGRLMTPLPELRVRRTGYVALVPRHADPAGFLMRFVAWLAAEGGL, from the coding sequence ATGCGCCATCTGCCGCCTCTTAACGCCCTGAGGGTGTTCGAAACCGCCGCTCGCACGGGCAGCTATGCCGCTGCCGCGCAGGAGCTGGGCCTGACCCATGGCGCCGTCAGCCGCCATATCGCCACGCTGGAGCATTGGTTGGGGCAAAAGCTGTTCCGCCGCGACGGGCGCCGGATGGTGGCCACGCCGGTCGCCGGGGTCTTTGCGGCGGAGGTCGGCCATGCGCTGGACCGGGTGGCCATGGCGGCGCAGGCCTGCGGGCAGCCGACGGCGCGGCGCATTCTGCGCGTCAGCGTGCCCACCAGCTTTGCCATGCGCTGGCTGATCCCGCGCCTCGACCGTTTCCACGCCACCCATCCACAGACCGAGGTGGTGGTGCACACCGTCTCCACGCTTCAGGAGGATCTGCGCGGCGGCTTCGATCTGGCGATCCGGCGCGGCACGGCGCAGGGGCAGGCCTGGCCGCAGCATCGCGCCATTCCGGTGCTGGAGGATGTCGACACGCTGATCATGAGCCCCGCGCTCTTCGCACAGCGCCCCATCACACGGCCCGAGGATGTGGCCGATCACACGCTGCTGGCCAGCGAAACGCGCGCGGGTGACTGGAGTGACTGGCTCGACCACGCGGGCCTGTCGCATCTGGGCGGCCTGCCCCGGCAGCGCTTCGACCATTTCTTTATCACGCGGCAGGCGGTGGAGGATGGGCTGGGGATCGGCATCGGCCCGCTGCCCATGCTGGAGATCGACATCGCCTCAGGCCGCCTGATGACGCCCTTGCCCGAGCTGCGCGTGCGCCGCACCGGCTATGTCGCGCTGGTGCCGCGCCATGCCGATCCGGCCGGGTTTCTGATGCGTTTCGTGGCGTGGTTGGCGGCGGAAGGCGGCCTATAG
- a CDS encoding MFS transporter — protein sequence MPAIAAPPQTAAPAAKPSRNLLAACLAHALHDGYTDGLYAFLPIWQAQFGLSYAGLAMVRALYSGTMGGLQLPAERLLKGVSARSALLLATLIAAAGFLVMALPLGFAGLCLGLVMAGIGSSIQHPRGSSLVHETYPAGSRRPLGIYNFSGDLGKASLPALAALLLPLVAWRPVMGLMAVLGLVVSGLLYGLAPATRPAPSHKASRATGGARSLTGFTLLTAIGGFDTAIRMGYLLFLPFLVHQRGGGSAMVGLALALLFIGGAFGKATCGWLGERVGVTGTVVLTETATALLILATLATPLMPMLVVLPLLGVVLNGTSSVLYGTVPELAPGGDHGKAFAIFYTSVTGSGGLAPILYGAIADHSSQTTGIMATAMTAALIVPLVLALKPFLQAGKERQAA from the coding sequence ATGCCCGCCATTGCCGCCCCGCCCCAAACAGCCGCGCCCGCCGCGAAACCCTCGCGCAATCTGCTGGCGGCCTGCCTCGCCCATGCACTGCATGATGGCTATACCGATGGGCTCTATGCCTTTTTGCCGATCTGGCAGGCGCAGTTCGGCCTTTCCTATGCCGGGCTGGCGATGGTGCGGGCGCTCTACTCCGGCACGATGGGCGGGCTGCAACTGCCCGCCGAGCGGCTGCTGAAAGGGGTTTCGGCCCGCAGCGCCCTGCTGCTGGCCACGCTGATCGCGGCTGCCGGCTTTCTGGTGATGGCCCTGCCGCTGGGCTTTGCCGGATTGTGCCTCGGGCTGGTGATGGCCGGGATCGGGTCGAGCATCCAGCATCCGCGCGGCTCCTCGCTGGTGCATGAGACCTATCCTGCAGGCTCGCGCCGCCCGCTGGGCATCTACAATTTCTCCGGCGATCTGGGCAAGGCCAGCCTGCCCGCTCTGGCCGCCCTGCTGCTGCCGCTGGTGGCATGGCGCCCGGTGATGGGGCTGATGGCCGTGCTGGGGCTGGTGGTTTCGGGGCTGCTTTACGGGCTGGCGCCCGCCACCCGGCCTGCCCCGTCACACAAGGCGTCCAGAGCGACCGGCGGCGCGCGCAGCCTGACCGGCTTCACCCTGCTGACCGCCATCGGCGGCTTCGATACGGCGATCCGCATGGGCTATCTGCTGTTCCTGCCCTTTCTGGTCCATCAGCGCGGCGGAGGCTCCGCCATGGTGGGGCTGGCGCTGGCCCTGCTGTTCATCGGCGGCGCTTTCGGCAAGGCGACATGCGGCTGGCTGGGTGAGCGGGTGGGCGTCACCGGCACGGTGGTGCTGACCGAGACGGCCACCGCCCTGCTGATCCTGGCCACGCTGGCAACGCCGCTGATGCCGATGCTGGTGGTGCTGCCGCTGCTGGGGGTCGTGCTGAACGGCACCTCCTCGGTGCTCTATGGCACGGTGCCGGAACTTGCGCCGGGTGGGGATCACGGCAAGGCTTTCGCGATTTTCTACACCAGCGTCACCGGCTCGGGCGGTCTGGCGCCCATTCTCTATGGCGCCATCGCCGATCACAGCAGCCAGACCACCGGCATCATGGCAACCGCCATGACAGCCGCGCTGATCGTGCCGCTGGTGCTGGCGCTGAAACCGTTTCTGCAGGCCGGGAAGGAAAGGCAAGCCGCATGA
- a CDS encoding sugar MFS transporter: protein MSTSPLPHARAQPLAIVIIGVLFFVFGFVTWLNGSLIPYLRIICDLDVSQAFFVTFAFYIAYTVMALPVSGLLARTGYRRGMALGLAIIAGGALIHIPAALLASFPLFLLGLFTMGSGLTVLQTASNPYIVLLGPPESAARRISIMGIVNKAAGAIVPMVFASVVLARLGDLGAIEKAGLTPDIRQMLARQLILPYLAMAAILLVLVGFIRVMPLPEVHPPNTATDRGDARLMDQPRLILGVITLFGYMGLEVMAGDTIGVFGAHLGFPKFLTLTSYTMSFMVLGYILGILLIPRVISQRTALRISGVAGLAMTCGVMLSSPQSMAISQNLWGWSGLPPIPDPVFFVAAMGLAHAQVWPTLWPLALQGAGAATARASGLLIMAISGGALIPLLFGQLSHALPVMQQAYALAIPCYALILFYGWKGCTMVRWPFASRG from the coding sequence ATGAGCACCTCCCCCTTGCCGCACGCCAGGGCGCAGCCGCTGGCCATCGTCATCATCGGCGTGCTGTTCTTCGTGTTCGGCTTTGTCACCTGGCTGAACGGCTCGTTGATCCCCTATCTGAGGATCATCTGCGATCTCGATGTTTCGCAGGCCTTTTTTGTCACCTTTGCCTTTTACATCGCCTATACGGTGATGGCCCTGCCCGTCTCGGGCCTGCTGGCACGCACCGGCTATCGGCGCGGCATGGCACTGGGTCTGGCGATCATTGCGGGCGGCGCGCTGATCCATATTCCCGCCGCGCTGCTGGCCAGCTTTCCGCTGTTCCTGCTGGGGCTTTTCACCATGGGATCGGGGCTGACGGTGCTGCAAACCGCCTCCAACCCCTATATCGTGCTGCTGGGACCGCCAGAGAGCGCGGCGCGGCGCATCAGCATCATGGGCATCGTCAACAAGGCGGCGGGCGCCATCGTGCCGATGGTCTTCGCCTCGGTGGTGCTCGCCCGGCTGGGCGATCTGGGGGCGATCGAAAAGGCCGGCCTCACCCCTGACATCCGCCAGATGCTGGCCCGGCAGCTGATCCTGCCCTATCTGGCCATGGCCGCGATCCTGCTGGTGCTGGTGGGCTTTATCCGCGTGATGCCCCTGCCCGAAGTTCACCCCCCCAACACCGCAACCGATCGGGGCGATGCCCGCCTGATGGACCAGCCCCGCCTGATCCTGGGCGTGATCACGCTGTTCGGCTATATGGGTCTGGAGGTGATGGCGGGCGACACCATCGGCGTCTTCGGCGCCCATCTGGGCTTTCCCAAATTCCTGACGCTCACCTCCTATACGATGAGCTTTATGGTGCTGGGCTATATCCTCGGCATCCTGCTGATCCCCCGCGTGATCTCTCAGCGCACGGCGCTGCGCATCTCGGGCGTGGCCGGGCTGGCAATGACCTGCGGCGTGATGCTCTCCTCGCCGCAATCCATGGCCATTTCGCAGAACCTGTGGGGCTGGAGCGGCCTGCCCCCCATCCCCGATCCCGTCTTCTTCGTCGCCGCCATGGGTCTGGCCCATGCTCAGGTCTGGCCCACGCTCTGGCCGCTGGCGCTGCAAGGCGCGGGCGCAGCCACGGCGCGCGCCTCGGGCCTGCTGATCATGGCCATTTCGGGCGGCGCGCTGATCCCCCTGCTCTTCGGCCAGCTGAGCCATGCCCTGCCGGTGATGCAGCAGGCCTATGCCCTCGCCATCCCCTGCTACGCGCTGATCCTGTTCTACGGCTGGAAGGGCTGCACCATGGTGCGCTGGCCTTTTGCCAGCCGGGGCTGA